A single window of Methanoregula sp. DNA harbors:
- the prf1 gene encoding peptide chain release factor aRF-1, with protein MAEVVEMDEARRRYEFKKTLEKLELQQGDGTELITLYIPPDKQIYDVTGQLKDEFGQCANIKSKQTRTNVQSAISSILSRLKYYKKPPEHGMAVFCGTVQLYGDRTDLQCTIIEPPEPLNLYMYRCSSKFELEPLKQMLEEKAVYGLLVLDRREAYWGFLRGNRIEPMGGATSTVPGKQRKGGQSAARFGRLREIAINEFYTKVGERSSAIFLAEKDFFERFKGVLIGGPSPTKEEFEAGSFLHHEIQKRIIGLFDVAYTNEDGLSELVDSAKDALKGMTVIKEKAFMDKFLKELVKEAGLAAYGEESIRKNLEIGAIDTLLLSANLRKSRLKVRCQSCGHTDERTVSMEPGKTVKDIAPGTCPKCTAPLALEEEIDIIDELTKLADQSSAKVEIISDDFEEGSILFSAFGGIAAILRYRTGL; from the coding sequence ATGGCAGAAGTGGTTGAGATGGATGAGGCGCGCCGGCGCTACGAGTTTAAAAAGACGCTTGAGAAGCTTGAGCTCCAGCAGGGGGACGGGACTGAGCTGATCACGCTCTATATCCCGCCCGACAAGCAGATCTACGACGTGACCGGGCAGTTAAAGGACGAGTTCGGGCAGTGCGCCAACATAAAAAGCAAGCAGACCCGTACGAATGTACAAAGCGCGATCTCGTCAATCCTGTCCAGGCTCAAGTACTACAAGAAGCCCCCGGAACACGGCATGGCGGTCTTCTGCGGGACTGTCCAGCTCTATGGAGACCGGACGGACCTCCAGTGCACCATCATCGAACCCCCCGAACCCCTCAACCTCTACATGTACCGCTGCAGCTCGAAGTTCGAGCTCGAGCCGCTCAAGCAGATGCTTGAAGAAAAGGCCGTGTACGGGCTCCTCGTGCTCGACCGGCGGGAAGCTTACTGGGGATTTTTACGCGGCAACCGGATCGAGCCGATGGGGGGAGCGACCTCAACGGTCCCCGGCAAACAGCGCAAAGGCGGCCAGTCAGCAGCCCGGTTCGGGCGCCTCCGTGAGATCGCGATTAACGAATTTTACACAAAAGTCGGGGAGCGCTCAAGCGCGATCTTCTTGGCGGAAAAGGACTTTTTTGAGCGGTTCAAGGGCGTCCTGATCGGCGGGCCCAGTCCCACCAAGGAAGAGTTTGAGGCAGGATCCTTCCTCCACCACGAGATCCAGAAACGGATCATCGGTCTGTTTGATGTTGCGTACACCAACGAAGACGGGTTGTCAGAGCTTGTGGACTCGGCAAAGGACGCGCTCAAGGGCATGACCGTGATCAAGGAGAAGGCGTTCATGGACAAGTTCCTCAAGGAGCTGGTAAAGGAAGCAGGGCTTGCCGCATATGGTGAGGAGAGCATCCGTAAAAACCTCGAGATCGGCGCGATCGATACCCTGCTGCTTTCGGCAAACCTGCGCAAGTCACGGCTGAAGGTAAGATGCCAGAGCTGCGGGCATACTGATGAACGGACCGTCAGTATGGAGCCGGGAAAAACAGTCAAGGACATTGCACCGGGCACCTGCCCGAAGTGCACGGCGCCACTTGCGCTTGAGGAAGAGATTGACATTATTGACGAACTGACAAAACTTGCCGACCAGAGCAGCGCGAAAGTCGAGATAATTTCAGATGATTTTGAAGAGGGTTCGATCCTCTTCTCTGCATTCGGCGGCATTGCAGCGATCCTGAGGTACAGGACGGGTTTGTGA
- a CDS encoding alpha/beta hydrolase, producing MRPVLVVGCIIALCICAGCTGTGHKASYSVDNNGVLSVTCAPVTTSEEVLFSNGTCTKTRIVMHTPSGDVISYLAAPKQPKAAIVYVPGAGEKIAGHEQRMVQYASAGYAFLFVDVRGNGAETPGYPFNPQEDFAAFEKGQWPQVYSIVCDISTARGMLADRFGVPVYALGSSNGGRYASVAAVTDPQFAGYIGVSTSGFGMAGDQYSGDARKFLLSIDPDNYIGRISPRPVWIFHSKTDNIIPFSDGQGLYELAQDPRTFTEFNSGHGIGSDVDDRIIEQWAQIYGTRG from the coding sequence TTGCGTCCGGTTCTTGTTGTCGGGTGTATCATCGCACTCTGTATCTGCGCAGGATGTACCGGTACAGGCCATAAAGCATCCTATTCGGTGGACAACAACGGCGTCCTATCCGTCACCTGCGCACCGGTTACCACAAGCGAAGAAGTGCTCTTTTCCAACGGGACTTGCACAAAAACGCGGATCGTGATGCACACCCCGTCCGGTGATGTGATCTCGTACCTTGCTGCCCCAAAGCAGCCGAAAGCCGCAATCGTATATGTGCCGGGAGCAGGTGAGAAGATTGCCGGGCACGAACAGAGAATGGTACAGTACGCCTCCGCAGGGTACGCGTTCCTCTTTGTGGATGTCCGGGGCAATGGCGCGGAGACCCCGGGCTACCCGTTCAACCCGCAGGAAGACTTTGCGGCGTTTGAAAAAGGGCAGTGGCCACAGGTCTACAGCATTGTCTGTGACATTTCAACAGCACGCGGGATGCTTGCCGACAGGTTTGGTGTTCCGGTCTACGCATTGGGATCAAGCAACGGGGGACGGTATGCCTCGGTCGCTGCGGTTACCGACCCTCAGTTTGCCGGTTATATCGGGGTATCGACTTCAGGGTTTGGCATGGCAGGCGACCAGTACTCCGGCGATGCTCGGAAGTTTTTGTTATCAATTGATCCGGACAATTATATCGGCAGGATCTCCCCAAGACCCGTCTGGATATTCCACTCAAAAACAGACAACATCATACCATTTTCGGATGGCCAAGGACTCTACGAACTGGCGCAGGACCCCAGAACATTCACGGAATTTAACAGCGGGCACGGCATCGGCAGCGATGTTGACGACCGGATTATAGAGCAATGGGCGCAAATTTATGGCACCCGCGGGTGA
- a CDS encoding NUDIX hydrolase, whose amino-acid sequence MEIFRGRRLWIEKAKVRLPNGTDREKIIIHPGNAVAVLPIDRDRCKLLRQYRFAVGQYIFEAPAGTIEDGEDPLETAHRELIEETGFKAETVVPKGFIYTTPGFTDEKIFLFEARNLSPSREFEKDEDEVIEVVDVALADLEAMIRDGTICDAKTICLVHHCTRG is encoded by the coding sequence TATTCAGGGGCAGGCGCCTGTGGATAGAGAAGGCAAAGGTCCGGCTGCCAAATGGCACAGACCGGGAGAAAATAATTATTCACCCGGGAAATGCAGTTGCGGTCCTCCCGATCGACCGTGACCGCTGCAAGCTCTTACGGCAGTACCGGTTCGCGGTCGGGCAGTACATTTTCGAGGCACCTGCCGGAACGATTGAAGACGGGGAAGATCCGCTGGAGACGGCTCACCGGGAACTCATCGAGGAGACCGGTTTTAAGGCAGAAACGGTGGTGCCAAAGGGGTTCATCTACACGACTCCGGGGTTTACCGACGAGAAGATCTTTTTGTTTGAAGCCCGCAACCTTTCACCCTCGCGTGAGTTCGAAAAGGACGAGGACGAAGTGATCGAAGTCGTGGATGTGGCACTTGCGGACCTTGAGGCAATGATACGGGACGGGACGATCTGTGATGCGAAGACGATCTGCCTGGTCCACCATTGCACGAGGGGGTAA